Proteins from one Fragaria vesca subsp. vesca linkage group LG6, FraVesHawaii_1.0, whole genome shotgun sequence genomic window:
- the LOC101307416 gene encoding protein FAR-RED ELONGATED HYPOCOTYL 3-like, with amino-acid sequence MDIDLRLPSGDHDKEDEEPNAIDNMLEHEEKMHNGDIESAHIVDDRDEVHAEDGGDLNSPTADMVIFNEDTNLEPLFGMEFESHGEAYSFYQEYARSMGFNTAIQNSRRSKTSREFIDAKFACSRYGTKREYDKTYNNKPRARQSKQDPENATGRRSCSKTDCKASMHVKRRSDGKWVIHNFVKEHNHGLLPAQAVSEQTRKMYAAMARQFAEYKNVVGLKNDPKNPFDKGRNLSLEAGDLKMLLEFFTHMQSMNSNFFYAIDLGEDQCLKTLLWVDGKSRHDYINFNDVVSLDTTYIRSKYKMPLVLFVGVNQHYQFVLLGCALVSDESATTFSWLMQTWLKAMGGQAPKVIISDHDQSIKSVVSEVFPNAHHCFCLWNILGKVSENLGHVIKRHENFLANFEECIHRPSTTEEFEKRWCDIVDEYELKDNEWTQSLYEDRKHWVPTYMTNVCLAGMSTVQRSDSVNSFFDKYVHKKTTVQEFLKQYGAILQDRYEEEAKADSDMWNKQPTTKSPSPLEKSVSLIYTPSVLKKFQVEVLGAIGCNPKRDRQDEMTTTYRVHDCEKNQDFTVAWNEMKLEVSCSCCLFEYRGYLCRHALIVLQMCQIGTIPDQYILKRWTKDAKSRHLVVQEPGDVPSRVQKFDDLSQRAMKLIGEGSLSQESYTIVCHALEEAFGNCLAVNNSSKSLVEAGTSGTQGLPCIEDDIQNRSIGKGSKKKNPTKKRKVNSEPEVMTVGAQESLQQMDKLNSRAITIDGYYGGQQNVQGMVQLNLMAPTRDNYYGNQVNQQTIQGLGQLNSIAPSHPSHESYYSAQQSMHGLGQMEFFRTGFTYIRDDPNVRTAPLHDDASRHA; translated from the exons ATGGACATAGACCTTCGGCTACCTTCTGGTGACCATGATAAGGAGGATGAAGAGCCAAATGCAATTGATAACATGCTGGAACATGAAGAAAAGATGCACAATGGAGATATTGAGAGTGCACATATTGTGGATGATAGGGATGAGGTACATGCTGAAGATGGGGGAGATTTGAATTCTCCCACAGCAGATATGGTAATCTTCAATGAGGACACAAACCTTGAGCCGCTTTTTGGGATGGAATTTGAATCACATGGTGAAGCATACTCTTTCTATCAGGAGTATGCTCGCTCTATGGGATTCAACACTGCCATCCAAAACAGCCGCCGCTCAAAGACATCAAGAGAATTCATTGATGCAAAGTTTGCTTGTTCCAGATATGGTACCAAGCGTGAGTATGACAAAACCTATAATAATAAGCCACGGGCCAGACAGAGCAAGCAAGACCCAGAAAATGCAACTGGTCGGAGATCATGTTCAAAGACAGACTGCAAAGCTAGCATGCATGTGAAGAGAAGATCAGATGGGAAATGGGTTATACATAATTTTGTGAAGGAGCATAATCATGGGCTTTTACCAGCTCAAGCAGTCAGTGAACAAACAAGAAAGATGTATGCTGCAATGGCTAGACAATTTGCTGAATACAAGAATGTTGTTGGTCTGAAAAATGATCCAAAAAATCCTTTTGATAAAGGTCGGAATTTGTCATTAGAGGCAGGAGATTTGAAGATGTTGCTTGAATTTTTTACTCACATGCAGAGTATGAATTCCAACTTCTTCTATGCCATAGATCTGGGAGAAGATCAATGTCTCAAAACTTTATTGTGGGTTGACGGCAAAAGTAGGCATGATTACATCAATTTCAATGATGTAGTGTCATTGGATACCACTTATATTAGAAGCAAATATAAGATGCCTCTTGTTTTATTTGTTGGTGTGAATCAACACTATCAGTTTGTGCTGCTGGGATGTGCCTTGGTCTCAGATGAATCTGCAACAACATTCTCTTGGCTAATGCAGACATGGCTGAAAGCTATGGGTGGACAAGCTCCAAAAGTCATTATCTCTGATCATGACCAATCAATAAAATCAGTTGTTTCAGAGGTCTTTCCAAATGCTCATCATTGTTTTTGTTTGTGGAATATTTTGGGGAAGGTTTCAGAAAATCTTGGTCATGTAATTAAACGTCACGAGAATTTTCTGGCGAACTTCGAAGAATGTATTCACAGGCCATCTACAACTGAAGAGTTTGAGAAAAGATGGTGCGACATTGTTGATGAATATGAACTTAAAGATAATGAGTGGACTCAGTCATTGTATGAAGATCGAAAGCATTGGGTACCAACATACATGACAAATGTTTGCTTGGCAGGGATGTCTACAGTTCAGCGATCTGACAGTGTGAACTCCTTTTTTGATAAGTATGTTCATAAGAAGACCACTGTGCAAGAGTTCTTGAAACAGTATGGAGCAATTCTACAAGATAGGTATGAAGAGGAAGCCAAAGCAGATTCTGATATGTGGAACAAACAGCCCACAACAAAATCTCCTTCCCCATTGGAGAAGAGTGTCTCCTTGATATATACACCCTCAGTACTGAAGAAATTTCAAGTGGAGGTTTTGGGTGCAATTGGCTGTAATCCTAAAAGGGATAGACAAGATGAGATGACCACTACCTACAGAGTACATGATTGTGAAAAGAATCAAGATTTCACTGTAGCATGGAATGAAATGAAGTTAGAAGTTTCGTGTTCATGCTGCTTATTTGAATACAGAGGTTATCTTTGTAGACATGCTTTAATTGTTCTCCAAATGTGTCAGATTGGTACAATCCCAGATCAGTATATATTAAAGCGTTGGACAAAAGATGCAAAGAGCAGGCATTTGGTGGTGCAGGAACCTGGCGATGTACCTTCCAGGGTGCAAAAATTCGATGATTTATCTCAGCGCGCTATGAAGTTAATTGGGGAAGGATCTCTGTCACAGGAGAGTTACACTATTGTATGTCATGCACTAGAAGAAGCTTTTGGAAATTGTTTGGCTGTGAATAATTCTAGTAAGAGTCTGGTAGAAGCTGGAACATCAGGCACTCAGGGCCTGCCTTGCATTGAAGATGATATTCAAAATAGGAGTATTGGCAAGGGTAGTAAGAAAAAGAATCCAACCAAGAAAAGAAAG GTGAACTCTGAGCCAGAGGTCATGACTGTTGGAGCACAAGAGAGCTTACAACAAATG GATAAATTGAACTCAAGAGCGATAACCATCGATGGTTATTATGGTGGACAACAGAATGTGCAAGGAATG GTTCAATTGAACTTAATGGCACCTACACGGGACAATTACTACGGGAATCAAGTCAATCAACAGACTATTCAGGGGCTT GGCCAGCTGAATTCTATAGCCCCAAGCCATCCAAGCCATGAAAGTTATTACAGTGCTCAGCAAAGCATGCATGGGCTG